Proteins encoded within one genomic window of Triticum aestivum cultivar Chinese Spring chromosome 2D, IWGSC CS RefSeq v2.1, whole genome shotgun sequence:
- the LOC123056048 gene encoding uncharacterized protein, producing the protein MERGSGKEIDWESWAIKDRMKEMVSVGMERKDVLDSLTPSLSGWRRIHKEESSKSSWMITGKAAKETASELMESSTMELPEKELDNILQGMEELGHRMLSMAYFLRKSGAPSVSFHQASELLSTTYRLQRNSEDFYQDTEAAESKSVENFDPYSEGRSVESESEVEGDDDCGDDDEEIESEVESDDDCYDDDEEIPSEICSLTKYLRFCSRYENKLALIENGDEDKDEDEDEDEDGDEDEDDDEEEEDRPTLEYLEKVIADEQKSFGEEYDCWERVWGSKIGGCGGLEDTTTLSPMFFTHCTPRAIPSPAAIAGRTLLIYSIRILEKKGKTLKWPLKVYGVIVARDTVDRNRNIIFSRSRHNYQKLDKQDSSLCLTGPSRAIFAVDTVDFEVELKINEGAEEDTPLISSCNHLYDSAYYDLNVRQLRPATVDSISSIFIRGCWCDAELTFAQFDTAVQATIVGVHVVEGGWPFKCGCKVACSWSAATRNIGPTSREVVLLDYRGENMDVGSNGYLHLSRNVVPVELQGTLRLVIQAYPEAGCKPVEGHVDFGVQHCQTSNLSCEVDNSTVEVTVAWSLLVKEKLDLLVEGYAAGRD; encoded by the exons ATGGAGAGGGGATCCGGCAAGGAGATCGACTGGGAATCCTGGGCGATTAAGGACCGGATGAAGGAGATGGTATCCGTGGGGATGGAGCGCAAAGACGTGCTTGACTCACTTACTCCTAGCCTTTCTGGGTGGAGGCGGATACACAAAGAGGAAAGCAGTAAATCGTCTTGGATGATCACCGGAAAAGCGGCCAAGGAAACGGCGTCCGAACTGATGGAATCGAGCACAATGGAGCTACCCGAGAAAGAACTCGACAACATCTTGCAAGGTATGGAGGAGTTGGGCCACCGGATGTTGTCTATGGCGTATTTTCTGCGCAAATCCGGTGCCCCCAGCGTCTCCTTTCACCAGGCCTCCGAGCTGCTTAGCACTACATACAGATTACAGCGGAACTCGGAGGATTTCTACCAAGATACCGAGGCTGCTGAGAGTAAGAGTGTGGAGAATTTCGACCCATATAGCGAGGGCAGGAGTGTTGAGAGTGAGAGTGAGGTTGAGGGTGACGATGACTGTGGTGATGACGATGAGGAGATTGAGAGTGAGGTTGAGAGtgatgatgattgttatgatgatGACGAGGAGATTCCCAGCGAAATATGCAGTCTCACCAAGTACTTGAGATTTTGCTCTCGTTATGAGAACAAGTTGGCGCTGATTGAAAACGGAGATGAAGATaaagatgaagatgaggatgaggatgaggatggggatgaagatgaggatgatgatgaggaggaggaggatagaCCCACATTGGAGTATCTCGAAAAGGTGATAGCTGATGAACAGAAAAGTTTCGGCGAAGAATATGACTGCTGGGAACGTGTATGGGGTAGCAAGATTGGAGGGTGCGGTGGCTTGGAAGATACAA CTACATTGAGCCCTATGTTCTTTACCCACTGCACACCTCGTGCCATCCCATCCCCTGCTGCTATTGCGGGGCGCACGTTGTTGATCTATTCCATCAGGATTTTGGAAAAgaaaggaaaaaccttgaagtgGCCACTCAAAGTGTATGGTGTGATCGTTGCTCGAGACACGGTGGACCGCAACCGCAACATTATATTCTCTCGATCAAGGCATAACTACCAAAAACTCGATAAACAA GATTCTTCTCTATGCTTGACTGGACCATCTCGTGCAATTTTTGCTGTCGACACTGTTGACTTTGAAGTTGAACTCAAAATAAATGAGGGGGCCGAAGAAGATACACCATTGATCAGTTCTTGCAACCACCTTTATGACAGTGCATATTATGATTTAAATGTCCGTCAACTGAGGCCCGCAACTGTTGATAGCATCTCTTCAATATTCATCCGTGGCTGCTGGTGTGATGCAGAATTAACCTTTGCGCAGTTTGATACAGCCGTCCAGGCCACCATTGTGGGTGTTCACGTTGTTGAAGGGGGTTGGCCTTTCAAATGTGGATGCAAAGTTGCTTGCTCCTGGTCTGCTGCAACAAGGAATATCGGTCCCACTTCTAGGGAAGTTGTTTTGCTTGATTATCGTGGTGAAAATATGGATGTAGGATCAAATGGTTACCTTCATCTGTCGAGAAATGTTGTTCCAGTGGAGTTACAAGGAACACTGAGGCTTGTCATACAGGCTTACCCGGAAGCTGGTTGTAAACCTGTAGAGGGTCATGTGGACTTCGGTGTCCAACATTGCCAAACAAGCAACCTATCATGTGAAGTTGACAACTCTACGGTCGAGGTTACTGTTGCTTGGTCCCTCCTTGTAAAGGAAAAGTTGGATCTGTTGGTGGAGGGCTATGCCGCAGGGCGGGATTGA